The Streptomyces sp. DH-12 genome has a window encoding:
- a CDS encoding GAF domain-containing SpoIIE family protein phosphatase codes for MLDARGRIVGRNRAARRLTAASPAPDTPPSWLADAHRRQVAGTDVPTTDTPAGTFGDRSYEARPSPTGDGHVAWWLFDRTDLVRAQAAVRETRERADATSGLFSTLLSSLNVPRCAEVAARMATDHLAEAAVLITPPTGHRYAVTHALRGQRVVRETRQIDPLTVPGLDEALRGFPPVPARWINPDAVPDWVVPEGFSGPVGSVLVTPLPGHGVPAGALILLRSDTEKGFSSEEEVFARLFASRAGTALSAARLYSEQTAITGTLMRELLPPPLSRVHGVDYAGRYRTAMDHERVGGDFYDVHPGPDESAETFVALGDVAGKGLDAAVLTGKIRNTLHALLPLASDHLRVLRMLNSALLTSHHARFATLVLASVDRRDDGSVRLRLTSAGHLPPLVVRTDGRVEEMPTQGTLVGALPEVTARTVETVLAPGDTCLLYTDGITEARGGPLGGELFGEERLRQALGECGGMPGEALVEHVQMLAAQWLEPGSRHDDMAVVAIGAPRNGHPADDGAPAGGGGRARRKA; via the coding sequence GTGCTGGACGCCCGCGGCCGGATCGTCGGCCGCAACCGCGCCGCCCGCCGCCTCACCGCCGCCTCCCCCGCCCCCGACACCCCGCCGTCCTGGCTGGCCGACGCGCACCGGCGCCAGGTCGCCGGAACCGACGTCCCGACGACGGACACGCCGGCCGGGACCTTCGGCGACCGCTCCTACGAGGCCCGGCCCTCCCCCACCGGCGACGGCCACGTGGCCTGGTGGCTGTTCGACCGTACCGACCTCGTGCGGGCTCAGGCGGCCGTACGGGAGACCCGTGAGCGGGCCGACGCCACCTCCGGCCTCTTCAGCACCCTGCTGTCCTCCCTCAACGTGCCGCGCTGCGCGGAGGTCGCCGCCCGGATGGCCACCGACCACCTCGCCGAGGCCGCCGTGCTGATCACCCCGCCGACCGGCCACCGGTACGCCGTCACCCACGCCCTGCGCGGGCAGCGGGTGGTGCGGGAGACCCGGCAGATCGACCCGCTCACCGTCCCCGGCCTCGACGAGGCCCTGCGCGGCTTCCCTCCGGTGCCGGCCCGCTGGATCAACCCGGACGCCGTACCGGACTGGGTGGTCCCCGAGGGCTTCTCCGGGCCGGTCGGCTCCGTGCTGGTCACGCCGCTGCCCGGGCACGGGGTGCCCGCCGGCGCTCTGATCCTGCTGCGCTCGGACACCGAGAAGGGGTTCTCGTCCGAGGAGGAGGTCTTCGCCCGGCTGTTCGCCTCACGCGCGGGCACCGCCCTGTCGGCGGCACGCCTGTACAGCGAGCAGACCGCCATCACCGGCACCCTGATGCGGGAGCTGCTGCCGCCGCCGCTGAGCCGCGTGCACGGCGTCGACTACGCGGGCCGCTACCGCACCGCCATGGACCACGAGCGGGTCGGCGGCGACTTCTACGACGTCCACCCCGGCCCGGACGAGTCCGCCGAGACGTTCGTCGCGCTGGGCGACGTGGCCGGCAAGGGACTGGACGCGGCGGTGCTCACCGGGAAGATCCGCAACACGCTGCACGCGCTGCTGCCGCTCGCCTCCGACCACCTCCGGGTGCTGCGCATGCTCAACAGCGCCCTGCTCACCTCCCACCACGCCCGGTTCGCCACCCTGGTGCTGGCCTCCGTGGACCGCCGGGACGACGGCTCGGTACGGCTGCGGCTCACCAGCGCCGGGCATCTGCCGCCGCTCGTGGTGCGCACGGACGGCCGGGTCGAGGAGATGCCCACGCAGGGCACCCTCGTGGGCGCGCTGCCCGAGGTGACCGCGCGCACCGTGGAGACCGTCCTCGCCCCCGGCGACACGTGCCTGCTCTACACCGACGGCATCACCGAGGCCCGCGGCGGGCCCCTGGGCGGCGAGCTGTTCGGCGAGGAGCGGCTGCGGCAGGCCCTCGGGGAATGCGGCGGCATGCCGGGCGAGGCGCTGGTGGAACATGTACAGATGCTGGCCGCGCAGTGGCTGGAGCCGGGCAGCCGGCACGACGACATGGCCGTCGTCGCCATCGGCGCCCCGCGCAACGGCCACCCGGCGGACGACGGCGCGCCGGCCGGTGGGGGCGGACGAGCACGGAGGAAGGCATGA
- a CDS encoding adenosylcobinamide amidohydrolase, translating into MTAVLPPYPATPALPAPRRLTRTEGGERLHALLWTAGPGRRMISSAVLGGGIGERAWVLNAQVAHGYRRTDPERHLASLAADAGVRGEGVGLMTAADVSSYAHARDAGAEAFVTAGIDVRGWAAWPGEGAAGAPDPGTVNVVVAVPAALSDAALVNAVATATEAKVQALVESGYDCSGTPTDAVCVVADAPAPHREAHAFAGPRSLWGARLARAVHRAVRDAVTAADRDRPAVRRT; encoded by the coding sequence GTGACCGCCGTACTGCCCCCGTACCCCGCCACGCCCGCCCTGCCGGCTCCGCGCCGTCTGACCCGTACCGAGGGCGGTGAACGGCTGCACGCCCTGCTGTGGACCGCCGGGCCCGGGCGCCGGATGATCAGCAGCGCGGTGCTGGGCGGCGGCATCGGCGAGCGTGCCTGGGTCCTCAACGCGCAGGTGGCGCACGGCTACCGGCGCACCGACCCGGAGCGGCACCTCGCCTCCCTCGCCGCGGACGCGGGCGTGCGCGGCGAGGGGGTGGGCCTGATGACGGCCGCCGACGTGTCGTCGTACGCGCACGCGCGTGACGCGGGGGCCGAGGCGTTCGTCACAGCGGGGATCGACGTGCGCGGCTGGGCCGCGTGGCCCGGTGAGGGCGCGGCGGGCGCCCCGGATCCCGGCACCGTCAACGTCGTGGTGGCCGTGCCGGCCGCGCTGTCCGACGCGGCCCTGGTGAACGCGGTGGCCACCGCCACGGAGGCGAAGGTCCAGGCGCTGGTGGAGAGCGGGTACGACTGCTCCGGAACCCCCACCGACGCGGTGTGCGTCGTCGCCGACGCCCCGGCCCCGCACCGGGAGGCGCACGCGTTCGCCGGGCCCCGGTCGCTGTGGGGGGCGCGGCTGGCGCGCGCCGTGCACCGGGCCGTACGGGACGCCGTGACCGCGGCCGACCGGGACCGTCCTGCCGTCCGCCGGACATGA
- a CDS encoding ATP-binding protein, whose amino-acid sequence MKESSVRTVGWARSLPMGQGVKAARDWAQEHLASLGWDETAPETVHDVLLTVSELVTNAHVHAGTDAQLVMSWDTRCLHISVHDGSASLPTPREPSEERVGGRGMLLVDVLADTWEARPCPHGKTVTACFRAPEAVSG is encoded by the coding sequence ATGAAGGAATCGTCGGTCCGCACCGTGGGCTGGGCCCGCTCCCTGCCGATGGGCCAGGGTGTCAAGGCGGCCCGTGACTGGGCGCAGGAGCACCTCGCCTCCCTGGGGTGGGACGAGACCGCTCCCGAGACGGTCCACGACGTGCTGCTCACGGTGTCGGAGCTGGTCACCAACGCGCATGTGCACGCCGGTACCGACGCACAGCTGGTCATGTCGTGGGACACCCGCTGCCTGCACATCTCGGTGCACGACGGGTCCGCCTCCCTGCCCACGCCGCGCGAGCCGAGCGAGGAGCGGGTCGGCGGGCGCGGCATGCTGCTGGTCGACGTCCTGGCCGACACGTGGGAGGCCCGCCCCTGCCCCCACGGCAAGACCGTCACCGCCTGCTTCCGCGCGCCGGAGGCCGTCTCCGGGTGA